The sequence below is a genomic window from Verrucomicrobiota bacterium.
TGGTCCTACAATATGGTTGGGCCTATGGGAAAGGTGCCAATGCGCTTGTTGGGAAAAAGGGGCGATTGGCGGTGACGACCGGAGGTTCTGCCGACTCCTACTCAAAAGAGGGTCACAATGGATTTACGATGCAAGAGTTTCTCTGTCCGATCTTCTCCACGCTGGGACTGTGCGGGATGGAGGTAGGGGACTCATTTTTTGTCCACGGCGCCCTCCAGATGACGGAAGACGAGATGAAAACTGTCGCTGCCGATTTCGAAGACTGGCTTTTGAAGGAGTAACCAATGGACGAAGGACAATTGATCGTTAGCATTTTCGTCTACCTTCTGGCGGCGGTTGTGAGTGTTTGGCTCTTTCGGGCACTCGGGCTGAGCTCTGTCCTTGGCTACTTGATTGCGGGAGTGGTCATCGGTCCCTTTTGTTTGGGTTTTGTCGGCGCTGAGGGTCAGAAAGTGATGCACTTTGCAGAATTCGGAGTCGTCATGATGCTCTTTCTAGTAGGCCTGGAGTTACAACCTTCACTCCTCTGGAAACTCAAAGGGCCGATCGTTGGCTTGGGCGGTGGGCAGGTGGTTTGTACCTCGATGGTGATAATGGGGATCGCGATGGTTCTCGGCCTCGATTGGCAAATGGCACTTGCGGTTGGAATGGCGCTGGCACTCTCGTCAACAGCGATTGTTCTCCAATATCTTGAGGAGAAAAATCTTCAGGATAGTTCAGCGGGCCGGAGCGCTTTTGCCGTTCTGCTTTCGCAGGATATCGCGGTGATTCCGATGCTGGCGATTCTTCCCATGTTAGCGACGCTGGAAGTCGTGACCGGCGGGGGAAGCAATGGGCACGGAGCAGAGCACGATGACCCCAGTGCGATCCATGCATGGCTGACTCAACAGCCCGGTTGGGTGAATACCCTTTTCGTTCTTGGGGCGATTGCCATCATCATCCTCGCAGGGCGTTACCTGATGAGGCCCATCTTGCGGTCGGTAGCGAAAACGGGTGTGAGAGAGGCTTTCGTTGCTCTTGCGCTGGTATTGGTGATCGGAATCGCCATGCTGATGACGAGCGTCGGTGTTTCGGCAGCGTTGGGGACTTTCTTGGCTGGTGTGGTTCTCGCGGAAAGCGAATACCGGCATGAGCTGGAGGCTGATATCGAACCGTTCAAGGGCCTTCTTCTGGGTGTCTTCTTTATTGCGGTGGGTGCATCGATTGACTTTTCGTTGATTGCGGAAAGGCCGATAATGGTCGCTGGCGTGGTCATCGGAATCGTGGTCGTTAAGGCAGCGGTGGTCTTTGGTTTGGGGAGCGTCGCTCGATTGGTTCTCGATCAGCGAATGATCTTCTCACTTTCGCTCGCTCAGGGAAGCGAGTTTGCTTTTGTCCTTCTCGGGTTCGCGTTGACCGCAGGTGTCCTGGAGCAGGAGACGGTCCAGCTTCTAGTGGCTTCAGTCGCCCTGTCTATGGCGTTGACTCCTTTGATTATGATTTTCGAGGAGAAATTCCTTCGAGAACGCATTGGGACACGAGTGACCGACGGAAAGGATCCCGATCCGATGGAAGAAGACGCACCGGTGATCCTCGCAGGCGTGGGTCGATTTGGGAACTTTGTCGCCCGCGCACTCATGGCCCAAAAAATCCCGGTCACTGTGATCGACTCGGACGCGGATCACGTCGAGTTCTTACGGAAGTTTGGGATGAAAACGTTCTATGGAGATGTCTCGCGACATGATCTCCTCCACGTTGCAGGAGCGGGTAAGGCAAAGCTCCTGATCATCGCGATCGACGATGAAAGGCAGATTGAGAAGTTGCTGGAAACCGTCAAGAAGCACTTCCCTCGGCTCGAAGTGATGGTTCGCTCTCTATCCCGGCAGCATCAGTTTGAGATGGTCAATGCGGGAGTATCTACCATTCACCAACACGTAGGGAGTGCACTCACTCTCACCGAACGTGCACTCCACAAGCTCGGATATCGGGCCCATGCGGCTTCTAGGATCATCAAACGGTTTATGA
It includes:
- a CDS encoding NAD(P)H-dependent oxidoreductase; this translates as MAEVLLHLIHPMLEKSRVNRVLLERAQGLGDVEVNDLYELYPDHMIDVEREQALMTKHSSIVFQFPFFWYSSPSLLKEWFDLVLQYGWAYGKGANALVGKKGRLAVTTGGSADSYSKEGHNGFTMQEFLCPIFSTLGLCGMEVGDSFFVHGALQMTEDEMKTVAADFEDWLLKE
- a CDS encoding monovalent cation:proton antiporter-2 (CPA2) family protein, which gives rise to MDEGQLIVSIFVYLLAAVVSVWLFRALGLSSVLGYLIAGVVIGPFCLGFVGAEGQKVMHFAEFGVVMMLFLVGLELQPSLLWKLKGPIVGLGGGQVVCTSMVIMGIAMVLGLDWQMALAVGMALALSSTAIVLQYLEEKNLQDSSAGRSAFAVLLSQDIAVIPMLAILPMLATLEVVTGGGSNGHGAEHDDPSAIHAWLTQQPGWVNTLFVLGAIAIIILAGRYLMRPILRSVAKTGVREAFVALALVLVIGIAMLMTSVGVSAALGTFLAGVVLAESEYRHELEADIEPFKGLLLGVFFIAVGASIDFSLIAERPIMVAGVVIGIVVVKAAVVFGLGSVARLVLDQRMIFSLSLAQGSEFAFVLLGFALTAGVLEQETVQLLVASVALSMALTPLIMIFEEKFLRERIGTRVTDGKDPDPMEEDAPVILAGVGRFGNFVARALMAQKIPVTVIDSDADHVEFLRKFGMKTFYGDVSRHDLLHVAGAGKAKLLIIAIDDERQIEKLLETVKKHFPRLEVMVRSLSRQHQFEMVNAGVSTIHQHVGSALTLTERALHKLGYRAHAASRIIKRFMKHDEDAVFEVAELSGEESQLVRRMRSRMEELEVEFEADKTGLPTEDHGWDSEQLRKDVSANEYSSIVPKKDSSVGPARED